The Silene latifolia isolate original U9 population chromosome Y, ASM4854445v1, whole genome shotgun sequence sequence AATCTGACATTATGTGACATAGCTAATACTTGTGGCAAGGCTAGAGACTTTTTTGGAATTATACAACGCATATATACAATATTTGCCCATTCTACAAAGAGATGGGATATTTTGAAAAGTAATGTACAAGATTTGATTCCTATACCGTTGTCAGCAACCCGTTGGGAAAGTCGTATTGATAGTGTAAAAGCCATAAAATTTCAAATGCAAGAAGTACAAGAAGCTTTACTAGAAGTTGCGGAGGTTGATAATGATTCTAAGATTAGAAGTGAAGCCAAATCCTTGGCCCTTAATGAACTCGGTGATTTTGAATTTTTAGTGTTAATAATTATTTCGTATGAAATATTGTCTTTTGTTAATGAGGTTAGTAAACATCTATAAACAAAAGATATGCTTATTGATGTTGCTATTTTACAAGTAAAGGCATTAATTTCTTGTTTTGAGAAATATAGAGAATATGGTTTTCATAAGGCATTAGATACGGCAAGGAACATTGCAAAAGATATGAATATTGATCCCTTTTTTCCTAAAAGGCGTGAAATTCGAAGAAAAAAACATTTTGATGAAAATTCGGATGATTCTCCACGATTATCCCAAGAAGAATCATTCTGGGTTAATTATTTCTTATATCTTATTGATCAAGCAATATCTTCGCTTAAGAAATGGTTTGAACAATATCAAGAGTATGAAAATATATTTGGATTTATGTTCACAACAGATAAGTTGTATTCTTTGGATGATTTGGAATTAGAGTCTTGTTGTGTTAATCTTGAGAATATGCTTAGGAATAATGATGAGTCTGATATTGGTGGAAAAGCATTATGTGTTGATCTAAAACTTTTTAGAGAGTttatgcctaagaaacaaatggGTCCTATTGCTATTTTGAATTACATGAAACAAGTGGGTGGCTGTTTTCCAAATGCAGTAATTGCTTATAGAATTTTGTTGACGATTCCCGTAACGGTTGCATCCGCCGAAAGAAGTATTTCCAAGTTGAAGTTGTTGAAATCATATTTGCGCTCAACAATGTTGCAAGATCGACTCAATAGATTGACAATGATAGCTATCGAGAATAATCTTTTGGAGAAAGTTACTTACGATGAGCTAATTGAGGATTTTGCTTCTGAGAACGCAAGTCGAGCTTTACTTTTAAGAACTGATGAAACTTTAGAAAATATTTAAGAACTTATGTAATATTTTGCCTTAAATATATTAAAAATATATGATGCATTTtgtattaattaattttttttaacatCGCGAGGGCCTCACTTTTAAATTTCGCACGAGGCCACCTAAATTGCCGAGACGGCCCTGATCATTTCCATAAATGTCACATACCTGAGCTAAACTATTAACATCTTAATCAACAAACTTCTGAAAATTATATTGAAAAAGATCCATTTTTCAAGACAAGTCGGATTTGATGCCTCTTCTCTACTAATCACAAGGACTTAGCATGTCATAATACTCATTTAACAAGTTTTTTAACCCACTTCTATAACACCTGAATCTAATATGACTGATAtaccttatatatacaaaatattttaaaatatgccaatcattttattttcatttgaTGGATACTGGTTTTCAAACGTGGTTCAATAATTTCAGATTTaactgttgagtttatggatccGGTACTTAAGAAGGGGAGGCggtgaattaagtaccctttttAAAATTAAAGCGAAATTAAAGCGAAAGATAGTTCACGATTTTTCTTCTGAAACAATACACAGGTCAATTGAACTGTCTCGGTGACTGTTCAAACAATCAGAGTTGTGCTTGCTGTATTGTTTGTTTGATCAAATGCGTGaacaaaaaatgaaaacaaataaaatcgaaggcaaacgaaataaaagaaagcaagagacacacgatttttaacgtggtttgacctactctctaaaggtctacgtccaccctctctcttattaATATTTTCTTTATAACCAAATTCGATTacatagaaaacccccacgaTCAACCCCGATCGTGCAACTCGAGTACAACCTCGTGCCCCAAAAAAACACTCTCTCACAAAAGAGAAAATTACAACACAAATTGTCAACGGAGAACAAATTTAGTCTTATAAGTATAAGAACTTGTGTACTCAAGATCAATCTAAAACACACGGCTTTTAAGATAAACTTTGCAAAACAAAAAGACGTTTTCACCAGATTTACAAACGACGATTTAAGAGCAAGTTTGACAAAGTTGACTTTGCAGTAAAACCTTTTTGGATTTGTGAACTCTGCGCGTGTTTTCCTTAGTTTGCAACCAAGATTTGTCCACCTTATATAATTTCCAAGTGTTGACCAAATCAAATCTTTTTTTAATTAAGCAACCAACCTTAAACAAAATCTTGGACCATGATATTTAGTTGCCTTctaaaacacaaattcctcaCCAAAAAAATAAAGATATTTTTTAGAACAAATTGAGGAAGTTCCAACGGAATAATTTTTCAGCAAAACAATTAATAGGAAAACATTTTATCTTGAAATTATTTTGTCCAAAATAATAAGCCGTGATTTATTGGACCAAACAAAAGAGTAAACACATATCTTATACCCGTACATTTTTCTAGACATAATCCA is a genomic window containing:
- the LOC141631087 gene encoding uncharacterized protein LOC141631087, which codes for MLIDVAILQVKALISCFEKYREYGFHKALDTARNIAKDMNIDPFFPKRREIRRKKHFDENSDDSPRLSQEESFWVNYFLYLIDQAISSLKKWFEQYQEYENIFGFMFTTDKLYSLDDLELESCCVNLENMLRNNDESDIGGKALCVDLKLFREFMPKKQMGPIAILNYMKQVGGCFPNAVIAYRILLTIPVTVASAERSISKLKLLKSYLRSTMLQDRLNRLTMIAIENNLLEKVTYDELIEDFASENASRALLLRTDETLENI